A single window of bacterium DNA harbors:
- a CDS encoding CDGSH iron-sulfur domain-containing protein: MNKPKVAGTKPVVLEPASGRHVYCACGESTNQPFCDGSHLLYQKGRSK, from the coding sequence ATGAACAAACCCAAGGTCGCCGGGACGAAACCCGTGGTCCTGGAACCCGCGTCGGGGCGCCATGTCTACTGCGCCTGCGGCGAATCGACGAACCAGCCGTTCTGCGACGGTTCGCACCTGTTATACCAGAAAGGGAGATCGAAATGA
- a CDS encoding YceI family protein, translating to MIEFKKRIIALALLGLLVLAAGAQAATYAIDAAHSSVSFKVRHMMVSKVAGTFNTFSGTLEFEEGKPQGWSVEAVIDMASVNTNDAKRDEHLSSPDFFDVEKHPEMTFRSTGVEIDGDDYVLTGELTLMGVTRPVELALALNGEITDPWGDHRAGFSAEGKLDRRDFGMSWNKDMDKGGIVVGNDVSISLEIEAVRQ from the coding sequence ATGATCGAATTCAAGAAGAGGATCATCGCGTTGGCGCTGCTCGGCCTGCTGGTGCTGGCCGCCGGCGCCCAGGCCGCCACCTATGCCATCGACGCCGCTCATTCCAGCGTCTCGTTCAAGGTGCGTCACATGATGGTCAGCAAGGTGGCCGGCACCTTCAACACCTTCTCGGGCACCCTGGAGTTCGAGGAAGGCAAGCCGCAGGGCTGGTCGGTCGAGGCCGTCATCGACATGGCCTCGGTCAACACCAACGACGCCAAGCGCGACGAGCACCTGAGCAGTCCCGACTTCTTCGACGTGGAGAAGCACCCCGAGATGACCTTCCGGTCCACGGGCGTCGAGATCGACGGCGACGATTACGTGCTAACCGGCGAGTTGACGCTGATGGGCGTCACCCGTCCCGTCGAGCTGGCCTTGGCGCTGAACGGCGAGATCACCGACCCGTGGGGCGACCACCGCGCGGGCTTCTCGGCAGAGGGCAAGCTGGACCGCCGCGACTTCGGCATGAGCTGGAACAAGGATATGGACAAGGGCGGCATCGTGGTGGGCAACGACGTCTCCATCTCCCTGGAGATCGAGGCCGTCAGGCAGTAG
- a CDS encoding immune inhibitor A has translation MRRFALACNRHVMPVAVLIVICLAGATVLAADVDKYSLVRVHLDSPGAIETLRSNPGLDIVRIKPGSHAELVARPGDLSWLDGAGLRYDTVHQDLAAHYASRAKGPNFGLFHTYSEAGDWLDQMHLDHPDVVSAKWSLGTSHEGRDIWCVRVSDNPEVDEPDEPEILFDGMHHAREIMASETVLMLIDMLGSEYGDDPEITWLLDNRELYLVPIVNPDGVVYNETTDPNGGGMWRKNRRNNGGGSYGVDPNRNYPYEWVGPGSSTDPWSETYRGPSAGSEPEVQALMGLVNAHAFVTAQSFHTYSNLTLYPWGYTIADSPDEATFQHMAGIMTQYNGYEPGQAPELLYEVNGGSFDWVYGAQGEHPKCFAFSNEIGGNNDGFWPDESRRDPLFAENVGPSLYQIMCAGAYVRAGAPVVVGGDGNGRLDPGETAGLAFDLSNLGVVDDASDVVVTLSTPDPYLQLHETSRALGVIAARGALDLSAAPFSATLDPACPDGRALPVLAQITWDGGTVDQKLVYPAGSAQILFADDFEGAFTQWTATGQWNLTSSYSHSPSTSLTDSPSGNYSDETLTSATLTTGIPVPAGGTLSFWHRFDIEEGWDYGYVKVSGDGGAWNTAGTYTGLQGAWTQVEVDLAAYAGQSVRVRFELDTDYSVTEDGWYVDDVVIEGIGSSNQLPPAPALLDPPPGGETPAAATLTCGTVTDPEGDPVTYGFRVYDDPELTSVVFATQGVASVGAQAQAEVPGLTPGQTYWWRAFAADTLEWGLMSDARDFTVSTSTGVDVAILGLDLRQLDRTGGENARLSLNLPHAGDLTVTVYNARGQAVRTLASGEHAAGGHVLTWDGRDNDGRGAASGVYFVRARAGGETAVSRVLMVR, from the coding sequence ATGAGACGCTTCGCCCTCGCTTGCAATCGGCACGTCATGCCGGTTGCCGTCCTGATCGTCATCTGCCTCGCCGGCGCGACCGTCCTGGCCGCCGACGTCGACAAGTACTCCCTGGTCCGCGTCCATCTGGACTCCCCGGGCGCCATCGAGACCCTGCGGTCCAATCCCGGCCTGGACATCGTCCGGATCAAGCCGGGCAGCCACGCGGAACTCGTGGCGCGTCCCGGCGATCTGTCCTGGCTGGACGGCGCCGGCCTGCGCTACGACACGGTCCACCAGGACCTCGCGGCCCACTACGCCTCGCGCGCCAAGGGCCCCAACTTCGGCCTCTTCCACACCTACAGCGAGGCCGGCGACTGGCTCGACCAGATGCACCTCGACCACCCCGACGTGGTCAGCGCCAAGTGGAGCCTCGGCACCAGCCACGAGGGGCGCGACATCTGGTGCGTGCGCGTCTCGGACAATCCCGAGGTCGACGAGCCGGACGAGCCCGAGATCCTCTTCGACGGCATGCACCACGCCCGCGAGATCATGGCCTCGGAGACCGTGCTGATGCTCATCGACATGCTGGGCTCGGAGTACGGCGACGACCCGGAGATCACCTGGCTGCTGGACAACCGTGAGCTCTACCTGGTGCCCATCGTCAACCCCGACGGCGTCGTCTACAACGAGACCACCGATCCCAACGGCGGCGGCATGTGGCGCAAGAACCGCCGCAACAACGGCGGCGGCAGCTACGGCGTCGACCCCAACCGCAACTATCCCTACGAGTGGGTGGGCCCCGGCAGCAGCACCGACCCCTGGAGCGAAACCTATCGCGGGCCTTCCGCCGGCAGCGAGCCCGAGGTGCAGGCCCTGATGGGCCTGGTCAACGCCCACGCCTTCGTCACGGCGCAGAGCTTCCACACCTACAGCAACCTCACCCTCTACCCGTGGGGCTACACCATAGCCGACTCGCCCGACGAGGCGACCTTCCAGCACATGGCCGGCATCATGACCCAGTACAACGGCTACGAGCCCGGCCAGGCGCCGGAACTGCTGTACGAGGTCAACGGCGGCTCCTTCGACTGGGTCTACGGCGCCCAGGGCGAGCATCCCAAGTGCTTCGCCTTCAGCAACGAGATCGGCGGCAACAACGACGGTTTCTGGCCCGATGAGAGCCGCCGCGACCCCCTCTTCGCCGAGAACGTGGGGCCGTCGCTCTACCAGATCATGTGCGCCGGGGCGTACGTGAGGGCGGGCGCGCCCGTGGTCGTCGGCGGCGACGGCAACGGCCGCCTGGATCCCGGCGAGACGGCGGGCCTGGCCTTCGACCTGTCGAACCTGGGCGTCGTCGACGACGCGTCAGACGTCGTGGTGACCCTGTCCACGCCTGATCCGTACCTGCAGCTGCACGAGACGTCGCGCGCGCTGGGCGTCATCGCGGCCCGCGGCGCACTGGATCTCTCCGCCGCCCCCTTCTCCGCGACCCTCGATCCGGCCTGTCCCGACGGGCGCGCCCTGCCCGTCCTGGCGCAGATCACCTGGGACGGCGGCACGGTCGACCAGAAGCTGGTCTATCCGGCCGGCTCGGCCCAGATCCTCTTCGCGGACGACTTCGAGGGCGCCTTCACCCAGTGGACCGCGACCGGGCAGTGGAACCTGACCAGCAGCTACAGCCATTCCCCCTCGACGTCGCTAACGGACTCCCCGTCGGGGAATTACAGCGACGAGACGCTGACCTCGGCCACCCTGACCACAGGCATCCCGGTGCCCGCCGGCGGCACCCTGTCGTTCTGGCATCGCTTCGACATCGAGGAAGGCTGGGACTACGGCTACGTCAAGGTCTCCGGCGACGGCGGCGCCTGGAACACGGCGGGTACCTACACCGGCCTGCAGGGCGCCTGGACCCAGGTCGAGGTCGATCTGGCCGCCTACGCCGGCCAGTCCGTGCGGGTGCGCTTCGAGCTGGACACCGACTACTCGGTCACCGAGGACGGCTGGTACGTGGACGACGTGGTCATCGAGGGCATCGGCTCGTCCAACCAGCTGCCGCCCGCGCCGGCCCTGCTCGACCCGCCGCCCGGCGGCGAGACCCCGGCCGCCGCCACCCTGACCTGCGGCACGGTGACCGATCCCGAGGGCGATCCCGTCACCTACGGATTCCGGGTGTACGACGACCCCGAGCTGACCAGCGTAGTGTTCGCCACCCAGGGCGTGGCGTCCGTCGGTGCCCAGGCCCAGGCCGAGGTCCCCGGCCTGACGCCCGGCCAGACCTACTGGTGGCGCGCCTTCGCGGCCGACACCCTCGAGTGGGGATTGATGAGCGACGCGCGGGACTTCACCGTGAGCACCTCCACCGGCGTCGACGTCGCGATCCTGGGGCTCGACCTGCGTCAGCTCGACCGCACCGGCGGCGAGAATGCGCGCCTGTCGTTGAACCTCCCCCACGCCGGCGACCTGACGGTCACGGTCTACAACGCCCGCGGACAGGCCGTGCGCACCCTGGCCAGCGGCGAGCACGCCGCCGGCGGGCACGTGCTGACCTGGGACGGCCGCGACAACGACGGGCGCGGCGCCGCCTCGGGGGTCTACTTCGTCCGGGCCCGCGCCGGCGGCGAGACCGCCGTCAGCCGCGTGCTGATGGTGCGCTGA
- a CDS encoding malate dehydrogenase, which yields MVNKIGLVGGGQIGGVLLAEIVERRLAREVGLVDIKPPALAEGKCLDVVEGSPVIRSDVDYVASKDFSALKGAQYVINTAGVPRTRRPDGSMPTREELLTINLSITDEVAKGIKRYCPKATVISIANPLDAIVYRLSQQLDLPKNKLFGMAGVLDSARYRYFVAKEAGVSVENVEAMVLGGHGDTMVPIRSCCRVAGMPVEQFVNKTQLKKIEDRTRKAGGEVVGLLGSGSAFVSPAWSALEMLEAIIFDKKKIIPVCALLEGEYGVKGLYVGVPCVVGKDGVEKIISVKMTADEKKLFRHSVGAVQKTCDEVKKMTRKAARQKKAGKK from the coding sequence ATGGTGAACAAGATCGGACTCGTGGGCGGCGGCCAGATCGGCGGCGTGCTGCTGGCGGAGATCGTCGAACGCAGGTTGGCCCGCGAGGTCGGCCTGGTCGACATCAAGCCCCCCGCCCTGGCCGAGGGCAAGTGCCTGGACGTGGTCGAGGGCTCGCCGGTGATCCGCAGCGACGTGGACTACGTCGCGTCGAAGGACTTCAGCGCGCTCAAGGGCGCCCAGTACGTCATCAACACCGCGGGCGTGCCGCGCACGCGCCGTCCCGACGGGTCGATGCCCACGCGCGAGGAACTGCTGACGATCAACCTGTCGATCACCGACGAGGTCGCCAAGGGCATCAAGCGCTACTGCCCCAAGGCCACGGTCATCTCCATCGCGAATCCGCTCGATGCCATCGTCTACCGGCTCTCCCAGCAGCTCGACCTGCCCAAGAACAAGCTGTTCGGCATGGCCGGCGTCCTCGACAGCGCGCGCTACCGCTACTTCGTGGCCAAGGAGGCCGGCGTGTCGGTGGAGAACGTCGAGGCCATGGTGCTCGGCGGCCACGGCGACACGATGGTGCCCATCCGCAGCTGCTGCCGCGTGGCCGGCATGCCGGTGGAGCAGTTCGTGAACAAGACCCAGCTGAAGAAGATCGAGGACCGCACGCGCAAGGCGGGCGGCGAGGTCGTGGGCCTGCTGGGCAGCGGCTCGGCGTTCGTCAGCCCGGCCTGGTCTGCCCTGGAGATGCTCGAGGCCATCATCTTCGACAAGAAGAAGATCATCCCCGTCTGCGCCCTGCTCGAGGGCGAGTACGGCGTGAAGGGCCTGTACGTGGGCGTGCCCTGCGTCGTGGGCAAGGACGGCGTGGAGAAGATCATCTCCGTGAAGATGACCGCCGACGAGAAGAAGCTCTTCCGCCACTCGGTGGGCGCCGTGCAGAAGACCTGCGACGAGGTCAAGAAGATGACGCGCAAGGCCGCGCGGCAGAAGAAGGCCGGGAAGAAGTAG
- a CDS encoding NUDIX domain-containing protein: MRSILVVERKHLFPGLSPQGFLPRSAVDLDVLQPRMFFAERAHMEQDSHYKQIIPYLVLTRGEGADTHVLCYQRLARHTERRLGGLWSVGFGGHIEPLDRDDPDIAEQGLLRVSALRELVEETGLRVDGQDLSPAGYINSDREDVSSVHFGVVFRIRLDSLDGDDEALLATVMAQAEPHQARWVPAAHLPGMTCPGDGPNGGSFEDWSRIAVEGLFG, from the coding sequence GTGCGCAGCATCCTGGTCGTCGAACGCAAGCATCTGTTTCCGGGCCTGAGCCCGCAGGGGTTCCTGCCCCGGAGCGCGGTGGACCTGGACGTCCTGCAACCCCGCATGTTCTTCGCCGAGCGTGCGCACATGGAACAGGATTCCCACTACAAGCAGATCATCCCCTACCTGGTGCTGACGCGCGGCGAGGGCGCCGACACGCACGTGCTCTGCTACCAGCGCCTCGCCAGGCACACCGAACGGCGCCTGGGCGGCCTGTGGTCGGTGGGCTTCGGAGGCCACATCGAGCCGCTGGACCGCGACGACCCCGACATCGCCGAGCAGGGCCTGCTGCGCGTCAGCGCCCTGCGCGAGCTGGTGGAGGAGACGGGCCTGCGCGTCGACGGACAGGATCTCTCCCCCGCGGGCTACATCAACTCCGACCGCGAGGACGTCAGCAGCGTGCACTTCGGCGTGGTGTTCCGCATCCGTCTGGACAGTCTCGACGGCGACGACGAGGCGCTGCTGGCGACGGTCATGGCCCAGGCCGAGCCGCACCAGGCGCGCTGGGTGCCGGCGGCGCACCTGCCCGGCATGACCTGTCCGGGCGACGGGCCGAACGGCGGCAGCTTCGAGGACTGGTCGCGGATCGCGGTAGAGGGGTTGTTCGGCTAG
- a CDS encoding M48 family metalloprotease, which yields MKTMRDLLLLASITLIAGCATTGPQGEQSLILIDTGTEIQMGRETDTGIRQEYPVADDPALATYIQQIGSRVAARSDRKDVQYTFTVLESDIVNAFAAPGGFIYVTTGLLALADDEAEVACVLAHETGHVVGRHSVRAIQNAMGISLAAELLLGEEGEAWGQLAGLGAGLFMMRNSREHEFQADQFAVKYAVAAGYDPAGTVRFFEKLVALHGAGPGGFAGWLSTHPPTDERIVRANNEIGRYDMSGHPRTRNRDAYLQATTSLRN from the coding sequence GTGAAGACCATGCGTGACCTGCTTCTGCTGGCGTCTATCACATTGATCGCCGGCTGCGCCACAACCGGCCCCCAGGGGGAACAGAGCCTGATCCTGATCGACACGGGCACCGAGATCCAGATGGGCCGGGAGACCGATACGGGCATCCGGCAGGAATACCCCGTGGCGGACGATCCGGCCCTGGCCACCTACATCCAGCAGATCGGCTCCCGCGTCGCCGCCCGTAGCGACCGCAAGGACGTGCAGTACACCTTCACGGTGCTCGAGAGCGACATCGTCAACGCCTTCGCCGCCCCCGGCGGCTTCATCTACGTGACCACCGGCCTGCTGGCCCTGGCCGACGACGAGGCGGAGGTGGCCTGCGTGCTGGCCCACGAGACCGGGCACGTGGTCGGCCGCCACTCGGTCCGCGCGATCCAGAACGCCATGGGCATATCCCTGGCGGCGGAGCTGCTGCTGGGCGAGGAGGGCGAGGCCTGGGGACAGCTCGCCGGGCTGGGCGCGGGATTGTTCATGATGCGCAACAGCCGCGAACACGAGTTCCAGGCCGACCAGTTCGCCGTCAAGTACGCCGTGGCCGCTGGCTACGACCCGGCCGGGACGGTCCGCTTCTTCGAGAAGCTGGTCGCCCTGCACGGCGCGGGTCCCGGCGGCTTCGCGGGCTGGCTGAGCACCCATCCGCCCACCGACGAGCGCATCGTGCGGGCCAACAACGAGATCGGGCGCTACGACATGAGCGGGCACCCGCGCACCCGCAACCGCGATGCGTACCTGCAGGCCACGACGAGCCTTCGCAACTGA
- a CDS encoding DNA topoisomerase IV subunit A: MPETPERKQQAELDFDAAKPPRKSAGNKKTTAGKPQARPKAKAGPKAKPAVGAAPKPAPVSGTSLLKRIKEEAGVVRTSILEGRKPSLRFPVRSLQNVKYQPKVGYFELKGRNKERTLTVSTVKTFAQTLKMMSLSQELVRTDDIATKREAYYVSKNWQEARFSEQPESDAVMEDVEAFFSVNREQLGFVPEEKGGDVAGRLVVIDHDRDTGEELRIDCTKFGSGAYSIPISVEHLGFETDARFILCIETAGMFQRLVKHNYWKQTDCVLISLGGVPTRACRRFVRRLSDEKKIPVYVFVDGDPYGFSNIYRTLKVGSGNAAHLNEYFCVPRARFLGITPQDIVDYELPTHPLKDVDVKRARDALKNDPFILHHKPWQMALLQMIKMGVRAEQQALAKHGLNYVIEEYLPRKLGDVKAFLP, encoded by the coding sequence GTGCCTGAGACACCCGAGAGGAAGCAGCAGGCCGAGCTGGACTTCGACGCCGCGAAGCCGCCGCGCAAGAGCGCGGGCAATAAGAAGACCACGGCCGGCAAACCGCAGGCCCGGCCGAAGGCGAAAGCCGGACCGAAGGCGAAACCGGCGGTCGGCGCCGCGCCCAAGCCGGCGCCCGTCTCGGGCACGTCCCTGCTGAAGCGCATCAAGGAAGAGGCCGGCGTGGTGCGCACCAGCATCCTCGAGGGTCGCAAACCGTCGCTGCGCTTCCCGGTGCGCTCCCTGCAGAACGTCAAGTACCAGCCCAAGGTCGGCTACTTCGAGCTGAAGGGACGCAACAAGGAGCGCACGTTGACCGTCAGCACGGTCAAGACCTTCGCCCAGACGCTCAAGATGATGTCGCTGTCGCAGGAACTGGTGCGGACCGACGACATCGCCACCAAGCGAGAGGCCTACTACGTCAGCAAGAACTGGCAGGAGGCGCGCTTCAGCGAGCAGCCCGAGTCGGACGCGGTGATGGAGGACGTGGAGGCCTTCTTCTCGGTCAACCGCGAGCAGTTGGGCTTCGTCCCCGAGGAGAAGGGCGGCGACGTGGCGGGCCGGCTGGTGGTGATCGACCACGACCGCGACACGGGCGAGGAGTTGAGGATCGACTGCACGAAGTTCGGCAGCGGCGCCTACTCGATCCCGATCTCCGTGGAACATCTCGGCTTCGAGACCGATGCCAGATTCATCCTCTGCATCGAGACCGCGGGCATGTTCCAGCGCCTGGTCAAGCACAACTACTGGAAGCAGACCGACTGCGTGCTGATCTCCCTGGGCGGCGTGCCCACGCGGGCCTGCCGGCGCTTCGTGCGGCGCCTGTCGGACGAGAAGAAGATCCCCGTCTACGTCTTCGTGGACGGCGATCCCTACGGCTTCTCCAACATCTACCGCACCCTGAAGGTGGGCAGCGGCAACGCGGCGCACCTGAACGAGTACTTCTGCGTGCCGCGGGCGCGTTTCCTGGGCATCACGCCCCAGGACATCGTCGACTACGAGCTGCCCACGCATCCCCTGAAGGACGTCGACGTCAAGCGGGCCAGGGACGCCCTGAAGAACGACCCGTTCATCCTGCACCACAAGCCGTGGCAAATGGCGCTGCTGCAGATGATCAAGATGGGGGTCCGCGCCGAGCAGCAGGCGCTGGCCAAGCACGGGCTCAACTACGTCATCGAGGAATACCTGCCGCGCAAGCTGGGCGACGTGAAGGCGTTTCTTCCCTAG
- a CDS encoding carboxypeptidase M32, which yields MPKAYERYREHMAEIRALNSAQGLLSWDQETYMPVDGLASRAEARALLSGLVHDRTVSVELGDLLAELAASELDEARAANIRETTRDRDRAVKVPRELVTELARVTTLAQQAWARARENDDWALFSPLLAEVLELRRRQAEALGYANEPYDALLDEFEPGADTSEVAAIFADLRAQLKPLVTAIGETGPHDDALSRRRFPEPAQIALSHRVLIAMGFDFKAGRLDRSTHPFTTGVGARDVRLTTHYDERDLAKSLYSTIHEGGHGLYEQGLSMEEAGLPLGEAVSLGMHESQSRLWENQIGRSLEFVTWLMPQLHGFFPGALDDLGPGDFYRAVNIVRPTPIRIEADEVTYNLHIILRMELERALLRGDIGIDDLPGQWNERMTEDLGVTPRNDAEGVLQDIHWSFGLFGYFPTYALGNIYAAQLFASASAELSDLDGKIERGELLPLQHWLRDKIHVHGRRHTAGELCRLATGRTLDSRPFVDYLRHKFGALYNLATGDIRA from the coding sequence ATGCCGAAAGCATATGAACGATATCGGGAGCACATGGCGGAGATTCGCGCCCTGAATTCGGCGCAGGGTCTGCTGTCCTGGGACCAGGAAACCTATATGCCCGTCGACGGACTGGCCTCGCGGGCCGAGGCGCGCGCGCTCTTGAGCGGACTGGTGCACGACCGCACCGTGAGCGTCGAGCTGGGCGACCTGCTGGCGGAACTGGCCGCGTCCGAGCTGGACGAGGCGCGCGCGGCGAACATCCGCGAGACGACCCGCGACCGCGACCGCGCGGTGAAGGTGCCGCGCGAGCTGGTGACCGAGCTGGCGCGCGTGACCACGCTCGCCCAGCAGGCCTGGGCCCGGGCGCGCGAGAACGACGACTGGGCCCTCTTCAGCCCCCTGCTCGCCGAGGTGCTGGAGCTGCGCCGTCGCCAGGCCGAAGCCCTGGGTTACGCGAACGAGCCCTACGACGCCCTGCTCGACGAATTCGAGCCGGGCGCCGACACGTCCGAGGTCGCCGCGATCTTCGCCGACCTGCGCGCGCAGCTGAAACCGCTGGTCACCGCCATCGGCGAGACCGGGCCGCACGACGACGCCCTGTCGCGGCGCCGCTTCCCCGAGCCGGCCCAGATCGCCCTGAGCCACCGCGTGCTCATAGCCATGGGCTTCGACTTCAAGGCGGGACGGCTGGACAGGTCGACGCACCCGTTCACCACGGGCGTGGGCGCGCGCGACGTGCGCCTGACCACCCACTACGACGAGCGCGACCTCGCCAAGTCGCTCTACTCCACGATCCACGAGGGCGGCCACGGGCTGTACGAGCAGGGGTTGTCGATGGAGGAGGCCGGGCTTCCGCTCGGCGAGGCGGTGAGCCTGGGCATGCACGAATCGCAGTCGCGATTGTGGGAGAACCAGATCGGGCGGAGCCTGGAATTCGTCACCTGGCTGATGCCGCAGCTGCATGGGTTCTTTCCGGGCGCGCTCGACGACCTCGGGCCCGGCGATTTCTACCGCGCCGTCAACATCGTGCGCCCGACACCGATCCGCATCGAGGCCGACGAGGTCACCTACAACCTGCACATCATCCTGCGCATGGAGCTGGAACGCGCCCTGCTGCGCGGAGACATCGGCATCGACGACCTGCCCGGCCAGTGGAACGAGCGCATGACCGAGGACCTGGGCGTGACCCCGCGCAACGACGCCGAGGGCGTATTGCAGGACATCCACTGGTCGTTCGGACTCTTCGGCTACTTCCCCACCTACGCCCTGGGCAACATCTACGCGGCCCAGCTCTTCGCGTCGGCGAGCGCCGAGCTGTCCGATCTCGACGGAAAGATCGAGCGCGGCGAACTGCTGCCCCTGCAGCACTGGCTGCGCGACAAGATCCATGTCCACGGCCGCCGGCACACGGCCGGCGAGCTCTGCCGGCTGGCCACCGGCCGCACCCTCGACAGCCGGCCCTTCGTCGACTATCTGCGCCACAAATTCGGCGCGCTCTACAACTTGGCAACAGGAGACATCCGTGCCTGA
- a CDS encoding DNA topoisomerase VI subunit B: MPATRKTHARATAQSMASKQREISISEFFTKNRHLLGFDSPAKALLTTIKEAVDNSLDACEEAGILPEILIEIEPVAAANGNGRRNGDNGKDDEPVALELNGDKPKAGRRKGAVAPVKEERYRVVVQDNGPGIVRQQVPRIFGKLLYGSKFHSLRQSRGQQGIGISAAGMYGQLTTGKPVVIVSRTQQQPLAHRFELILDMKKNEPVVQQDEELDWEQAHGTRVEIELTGSYKRGQHSVDTYLRQTAVANPHVRLVYRSPRGEEIIYPRAASELPVETSEIQPHPYGVELGMMLRMLKESKQRNIGGFLRKEFCRVGPKTCSQILEKAGMPPRKSTRYMDRDDVQALLDAVNDTRIPNPPTDCLSPIGSELILAGLRQGFDCEFTTAVTRPPAVYRGNPFQIEVGLAYGGRLPAEEPAQMLRYANRVPLLYQASACAIHKAVLANKWRSYGLQQARGALPSGPLVILVHMASVWVPFTSESKEAVAHYPEIVKEIKLALQEAGRQLHRHVRRRVRESEALKKQSYIQKYIPHIGDALRDMLGLAERDREEIIVALTDTLERSRKM; encoded by the coding sequence ATGCCCGCAACCAGAAAAACCCACGCCAGAGCCACCGCCCAGAGCATGGCCAGCAAGCAACGCGAGATATCCATCAGCGAGTTCTTCACCAAGAACCGGCATCTGCTCGGCTTCGACTCGCCGGCCAAGGCCCTGCTGACGACCATCAAGGAGGCGGTCGACAACTCCCTGGACGCCTGCGAGGAGGCCGGCATCCTGCCGGAGATCCTGATCGAGATCGAGCCGGTGGCCGCCGCCAACGGCAACGGCAGGCGCAACGGAGACAACGGCAAGGACGACGAACCCGTCGCCCTGGAGCTGAACGGCGACAAGCCGAAGGCCGGCAGGCGCAAGGGCGCGGTGGCGCCTGTCAAGGAGGAGCGCTACCGGGTCGTGGTCCAGGACAACGGCCCCGGCATCGTCCGCCAGCAGGTGCCGCGCATCTTCGGCAAGCTGCTCTACGGGTCCAAGTTCCACAGCCTGCGCCAGAGCCGAGGCCAGCAGGGCATCGGCATCTCGGCCGCCGGCATGTACGGCCAGCTCACCACCGGCAAGCCGGTGGTGATCGTCAGCCGCACCCAGCAGCAGCCCCTGGCCCACCGCTTCGAGCTGATCCTGGACATGAAGAAGAACGAACCCGTCGTCCAGCAGGACGAGGAGCTGGACTGGGAGCAGGCCCACGGCACGCGCGTGGAGATCGAGCTGACCGGCTCCTACAAGCGAGGCCAGCATTCGGTCGACACCTACCTGCGCCAGACCGCCGTCGCCAACCCCCACGTGAGGCTCGTCTACCGCTCGCCGCGCGGCGAGGAGATAATCTATCCGCGCGCCGCGTCGGAACTGCCCGTCGAAACGAGCGAGATCCAGCCCCATCCCTACGGCGTGGAGCTGGGCATGATGCTGCGCATGCTCAAGGAGAGCAAGCAGCGCAATATCGGTGGATTCCTGCGCAAGGAGTTCTGCCGCGTGGGGCCCAAGACCTGCTCGCAGATCCTGGAGAAGGCCGGCATGCCGCCGCGCAAATCCACGCGGTACATGGATCGCGACGACGTGCAGGCCCTGCTGGACGCCGTCAACGACACCCGTATCCCCAATCCGCCCACCGATTGCCTCTCGCCCATCGGCTCGGAATTGATCCTGGCCGGCCTGCGGCAGGGCTTCGACTGCGAGTTCACCACCGCCGTCACGCGCCCCCCCGCGGTGTACAGGGGCAATCCCTTCCAGATCGAGGTGGGACTGGCCTACGGGGGACGCCTGCCCGCCGAGGAGCCGGCGCAGATGCTGCGCTACGCCAACCGGGTACCCCTGCTCTACCAGGCCTCGGCCTGCGCCATCCACAAGGCGGTGTTGGCCAACAAGTGGCGGAGCTACGGGCTGCAGCAGGCCAGGGGCGCCCTGCCGTCGGGGCCGCTGGTGATCCTGGTGCACATGGCCTCGGTGTGGGTGCCCTTCACCTCGGAGAGCAAGGAGGCCGTGGCCCACTACCCGGAGATCGTCAAGGAGATCAAGCTGGCCCTGCAGGAGGCCGGACGGCAGCTGCACCGGCACGTCCGGCGACGCGTGCGGGAAAGCGAGGCGCTGAAGAAGCAGTCGTACATCCAGAAATACATACCGCACATCGGCGACGCGCTGCGCGACATGCTCGGACTCGCCGAGCGGGACCGGGAGGAGATAATCGTCGCCCTGACCGATACGCTCGAACGAAGCCGCAAGATGTAA